A stretch of Hyalangium minutum DNA encodes these proteins:
- a CDS encoding M23 family metallopeptidase — MFSRNARGLLDFLMASLCLWTAYHHTPAGALVRRASAWAFNTRSTARPLLAYYDGVSSTGVTTSALVPEVPLVRPISEAGALAYGTHLALKGLQPKAQKPALALAAELGLSSEALLDAAKGPVTARKLLETLEGEFPSEEARLTAVFAGRIPARYALERVSAEGGSPTLEQLARQLPPGFEDAQVAANQALALTTAFGLAWPVPENTRVASPFGYRVHPTLGYRKLHTGVDLSVPQGTQVHVVDDGVVRRASEDSVNGRVLIIDHGRGVSTAYCHNSELLVKVGQRVKRGELIAHSGNTGRSTGPHLHYQLELASQPVDPLRFRRGSLPVAAGSRP, encoded by the coding sequence GTGTTCTCTCGTAACGCACGCGGCCTGCTCGACTTCCTGATGGCCTCGCTGTGCCTCTGGACGGCGTACCACCACACGCCCGCGGGTGCGCTGGTGCGGCGGGCCTCGGCCTGGGCCTTCAACACCCGGAGCACCGCCCGCCCCTTGCTGGCCTACTACGACGGGGTGAGCAGCACTGGCGTCACCACCTCCGCGCTCGTTCCCGAGGTACCCCTGGTGCGGCCCATCTCCGAGGCGGGCGCGCTGGCCTATGGGACGCACCTCGCGCTGAAGGGCCTGCAGCCGAAGGCGCAGAAGCCCGCTCTGGCGCTGGCCGCCGAGCTGGGCCTGTCCTCCGAGGCGCTGCTGGATGCTGCGAAGGGCCCCGTCACCGCGCGCAAGCTCCTGGAGACGCTGGAGGGAGAGTTCCCGAGCGAGGAGGCTCGCCTCACCGCCGTGTTCGCCGGACGCATCCCCGCGCGCTATGCGCTGGAGCGCGTCTCGGCGGAGGGGGGCTCGCCCACGCTGGAGCAGTTGGCGCGGCAGCTCCCTCCCGGATTCGAGGACGCGCAGGTGGCCGCGAACCAGGCGCTCGCGCTCACCACCGCGTTCGGGCTGGCGTGGCCCGTGCCGGAGAACACGCGTGTCGCCAGTCCCTTCGGCTACCGGGTCCACCCCACGTTGGGCTACCGCAAGCTGCACACGGGCGTTGACCTGAGCGTGCCCCAGGGCACTCAGGTGCACGTGGTGGATGACGGTGTGGTGCGCCGCGCGAGCGAGGATTCCGTGAACGGCCGGGTGCTCATCATCGACCACGGCCGGGGCGTGTCGACGGCCTACTGCCACAACTCGGAGTTGCTCGTGAAGGTGGGGCAGCGCGTGAAGCGGGGCGAGCTCATCGCGCATTCGGGCAACACGGGCCGCTCTACTGGGCCCCACCTCCACTATCAGCTCGAGCTGGCCTCGCAGCCCGTGGATCCGCTGCGCTTCCGCAGGGGCTCGCTCCCCGTGGCTGCCGGCTCGCGCCCTTGA
- a CDS encoding ABC transporter substrate-binding protein, producing the protein MRNVGLALLLALLLPGLASAQGRRKVVAVKSALLAPYASVVAGFRAEADADVQEVMLDESSSAAARLFKTLAMQKPALVLAIGPLAANAARRSLGEDIPVLFVMVPYFEKYGLEGPNVTGISLTSDYTPELGALKALSPKVKRVGMLHDPRFSARQVQTAQEAASGLGLTIVPLEVEAQARVEKVLGAAAGKVDALLMVADKTVGNAAVVQALIAFASEQKLPLVALTSSQVKEGATLALAPSPTAIGQQAGRLANRIIHEKVNPGAMAVAQPESMDLAISLTATRKLSSSCDAAMELLRYAAKRDFPVKVHE; encoded by the coding sequence ATGAGGAACGTTGGGCTCGCATTGCTGCTCGCGCTGTTGCTGCCAGGACTGGCCAGCGCTCAGGGCCGCCGCAAGGTGGTGGCCGTGAAGTCCGCCTTGCTGGCGCCCTATGCCTCCGTGGTGGCCGGCTTCCGTGCCGAGGCCGATGCCGACGTGCAGGAGGTGATGCTCGACGAGAGCTCCTCCGCCGCTGCCCGGCTCTTCAAGACGCTGGCGATGCAGAAACCGGCCCTGGTGTTGGCCATCGGGCCGCTGGCCGCCAACGCGGCGCGCCGCTCCCTGGGCGAGGACATCCCCGTCCTCTTCGTCATGGTGCCCTACTTCGAGAAGTACGGCCTGGAGGGCCCCAACGTCACCGGCATCTCGCTCACGAGCGACTACACCCCGGAGCTCGGCGCGCTCAAGGCCCTGTCTCCCAAGGTGAAGCGGGTGGGCATGCTCCATGATCCGCGCTTCTCCGCGAGGCAGGTGCAGACGGCGCAGGAGGCCGCCAGCGGACTGGGGCTCACCATCGTCCCACTGGAGGTGGAGGCTCAGGCCCGCGTGGAGAAGGTGCTGGGCGCGGCCGCCGGCAAGGTGGACGCCCTGTTGATGGTGGCCGACAAGACGGTGGGCAACGCCGCCGTCGTCCAGGCGCTCATCGCCTTTGCCTCCGAGCAGAAGCTCCCCCTGGTGGCGCTCACCTCCAGCCAGGTGAAGGAGGGCGCCACGCTCGCCCTGGCCCCGAGCCCCACCGCCATCGGCCAGCAGGCGGGGCGGCTGGCCAACCGCATCATCCATGAGAAGGTGAACCCGGGCGCGATGGCGGTGGCGCAGCCCGAGAGCATGGACCTGGCGATCAGCCTCACCGCTACCCGCAAGTTGAGCTCCTCCTGCGACGCCGCGATGGAACTGCTCCGCTACGCGGCGAAGCGGGACTTTCCCGTGAAGGTCCACGAGTGA
- a CDS encoding mechanosensitive ion channel family protein — MEDLVKQFQSLALTEALPFFLKMGGAFILWFVGRAIISGFRRVLSLTLQKRKLDATLIRYVESLFSGIFTILLLLALLGLIGIETTSFAALLAAAGIAIGSAWAGLLGNFAAGIFLLVLRPFQVGDEINAADVSGVVHEIGLFVTAIDTQDNLRIFVGNGQLFGGNITNFSHHPHRRLTIKVPVIHGSDIASVKRALAEHVAKAPDVLAEPAVSIEIAEFALAGPVLAVQAWCRPQHANAVQDAMGHAIQDAMVSAGYAVPLNSNWILPKAG; from the coding sequence ATGGAAGATCTCGTCAAGCAGTTCCAGTCCCTCGCGCTGACCGAGGCGTTGCCCTTCTTTCTCAAAATGGGCGGCGCTTTCATCCTGTGGTTCGTAGGACGTGCGATTATCAGCGGCTTCCGGCGCGTGCTGTCCCTGACGCTGCAAAAGCGCAAGCTGGACGCGACGCTGATCCGCTACGTCGAATCCCTCTTCTCCGGCATCTTCACCATTCTCCTGCTGCTCGCTTTGCTGGGGCTGATCGGCATCGAGACCACCTCGTTCGCCGCGCTGCTGGCCGCGGCGGGCATCGCCATCGGCTCGGCGTGGGCCGGGCTGCTGGGCAACTTCGCTGCGGGCATCTTCTTGCTCGTCCTCCGCCCCTTCCAGGTGGGCGATGAGATCAACGCAGCCGACGTCAGCGGTGTCGTGCACGAGATCGGCCTGTTCGTCACCGCCATCGACACGCAGGACAACCTGCGCATCTTCGTCGGCAACGGTCAGCTCTTTGGCGGCAACATCACCAACTTCAGCCACCACCCCCACCGCCGACTCACCATCAAGGTGCCGGTCATCCACGGCAGCGACATCGCGTCCGTCAAGCGCGCCCTGGCCGAGCATGTCGCGAAGGCCCCGGACGTGCTGGCCGAGCCGGCCGTCTCCATCGAGATCGCGGAGTTCGCGCTGGCCGGGCCCGTGCTCGCGGTCCAGGCCTGGTGCCGTCCCCAGCACGCCAACGCGGTGCAGGACGCCATGGGCCACGCCATCCAGGATGCCATGGTCTCGGCCGGGTACGCCGTTCCATTGAACTCGAACTGGATCCTTCCCAAGGCGGGTTGA
- the dut gene encoding dUTP diphosphatase produces MSARLTLQVLRVRPNHPDPLPLPQYETALAAGMDLRADIDGERTLQPLERMAVPTGLALALPPGYEAQVRPRSGLALKHGVTMLNSPGTIDADYRGEVHAILVNLSQEPFTLRRGDRVAQLVVAPVTTAELQEVSVLDTTPRGEGGFGSTGR; encoded by the coding sequence ATGTCCGCTCGCTTGACCCTCCAGGTCCTCCGCGTTCGTCCCAACCATCCCGATCCTCTGCCGCTCCCCCAGTACGAGACGGCCCTGGCCGCGGGCATGGACTTGAGGGCGGATATCGATGGCGAGCGGACGCTTCAGCCCCTGGAGCGCATGGCCGTCCCCACCGGGCTCGCCCTGGCGTTACCTCCCGGTTACGAAGCACAGGTGCGCCCCCGCTCCGGGCTGGCGCTCAAGCACGGCGTCACCATGCTCAACTCGCCGGGTACCATCGATGCAGACTACCGGGGAGAGGTCCATGCCATCCTGGTGAACCTCTCCCAGGAGCCCTTCACCCTTCGTCGAGGCGACCGAGTCGCCCAGCTCGTGGTGGCTCCTGTCACGACAGCGGAGCTACAGGAGGTCTCCGTCCTGGACACCACCCCCCGGGGGGAGGGTGGGTTCGGATCCACCGGCCGATGA
- a CDS encoding protein kinase domain-containing protein, whose translation MLCYRCGSHVPDSSDTCPTCGQKYDAAARQAASPSARRRGSIEGAPYKPGDVIHSRFSILEMMGAGPVGYVFRAMDQQHDVEVALKAINPRLLQEPEERTQFSLVLKVGKKLSHPYLSRVYEEGFDGDRPFFTSQLIEGMTLRRMMEMRVAKGQPFTLREVEPLLGQIADALDGAHRYGPHSDLKPENIIVLPDVLKVTDYGLSLGIPRPPFVQAQKGYRAEAYIAPEYVSGSEIDAHMDIYSLAVIVGEMLTGLMPDADGIPEVLMKNPDLPPAFEALYRRALNANPLARPKSAGEFAAEFSSIVAKGPGGSNRISRHAQPLGSSALTHAARSAEKPPPPVPTDQLPIASVSPPVPKAPSKEEPPVDATQPMDADMLAQIMAASPAVAKAVTAQRPVIKPSGGNTGPVGRASAASTPSLHAQGIEDQPTDPAQAVTALRPPPRAQPPAPRQPVKRVEKRPMSAVWLVLLTLAGLAIGSGVGYLVLKHLRSQQAEDGSGTVTAPTPPSEPREALPPPAEPEVHDPMAPAGKCPPGMKLVSGGAFKRGVAQDDPDKMFDERPLENVQVPSFCIDEYEFPNKPGGLPTVGVNWDEAKQSCASVGKRLCTEDQWEKACKGPGNARFPYGNEFDANVCNTDDAQGRDRELAEGGRFPQCRSAYAVADLSGNVAEWTASDFGDSLSSKTQKGGAYDRSVHAVRCSARMKGVPTERKPTVGFRCCADVLQ comes from the coding sequence GTGCTCTGCTACCGCTGCGGCAGCCACGTCCCTGATTCGAGCGATACCTGTCCCACCTGCGGTCAGAAGTACGACGCGGCGGCCAGGCAGGCTGCGAGTCCGTCCGCGCGCCGGAGGGGGAGCATCGAGGGCGCGCCCTACAAGCCCGGGGACGTCATTCACTCGCGCTTCTCCATCCTCGAGATGATGGGCGCAGGGCCCGTGGGCTACGTCTTCCGGGCGATGGATCAGCAGCATGACGTGGAGGTCGCCCTCAAGGCGATCAACCCCCGGCTGCTCCAGGAGCCCGAGGAGCGCACCCAGTTCTCCCTGGTCCTCAAGGTCGGCAAGAAGCTCAGCCACCCCTACCTGTCGCGCGTCTACGAGGAGGGCTTCGACGGGGACCGGCCCTTCTTCACCTCCCAGCTCATCGAGGGGATGACGCTGCGGCGGATGATGGAGATGCGGGTGGCCAAGGGCCAGCCCTTCACGCTGCGCGAGGTGGAGCCGCTGCTCGGCCAGATCGCCGATGCGCTCGATGGCGCCCACCGCTACGGGCCACACTCGGACCTCAAGCCCGAGAACATCATCGTCCTGCCGGACGTGCTCAAGGTGACCGACTACGGGCTCTCCCTGGGCATTCCCCGGCCTCCCTTCGTCCAGGCTCAGAAGGGCTACCGCGCCGAGGCCTACATCGCTCCCGAGTACGTGTCGGGCAGCGAGATCGACGCGCACATGGACATCTACTCGCTCGCGGTCATCGTGGGCGAGATGCTCACCGGGCTCATGCCGGACGCGGATGGCATCCCCGAGGTTCTGATGAAGAACCCGGACCTCCCGCCTGCCTTCGAAGCCCTCTACCGGCGCGCGCTCAACGCCAACCCGCTGGCCCGCCCGAAGTCCGCGGGCGAGTTCGCCGCCGAGTTCTCCTCTATCGTCGCCAAGGGCCCGGGCGGCTCGAACAGGATCTCCCGGCACGCACAGCCCCTGGGCAGCTCGGCATTGACGCACGCGGCTCGCAGCGCCGAGAAGCCGCCGCCGCCCGTCCCCACGGATCAGCTTCCCATCGCCAGCGTGTCGCCACCGGTGCCCAAGGCTCCTTCGAAGGAGGAGCCCCCCGTCGACGCCACCCAGCCGATGGACGCGGACATGCTGGCCCAGATCATGGCCGCGTCCCCCGCCGTCGCGAAGGCCGTGACCGCGCAGCGCCCTGTCATCAAGCCTTCCGGGGGAAACACGGGGCCGGTGGGCCGGGCCTCGGCTGCGTCCACGCCCTCTCTTCATGCTCAGGGCATCGAGGACCAGCCCACGGATCCGGCCCAGGCCGTGACAGCGCTTCGTCCGCCCCCGCGCGCTCAGCCGCCCGCTCCCCGTCAGCCCGTGAAGCGTGTGGAGAAGCGGCCCATGTCCGCCGTGTGGCTCGTGCTGCTGACGCTGGCGGGGCTGGCGATTGGCTCGGGTGTGGGCTACCTGGTGCTCAAGCACCTGCGCTCGCAGCAAGCGGAAGATGGCTCGGGCACCGTGACGGCTCCCACGCCCCCGTCCGAGCCGCGCGAGGCCCTGCCGCCTCCCGCGGAGCCCGAGGTGCACGACCCCATGGCCCCCGCGGGCAAGTGCCCCCCCGGCATGAAGCTGGTGAGCGGAGGGGCCTTCAAGCGGGGCGTGGCGCAGGATGACCCGGACAAGATGTTCGACGAGCGCCCGCTGGAGAACGTGCAGGTGCCCTCGTTCTGCATCGACGAGTACGAGTTCCCCAACAAGCCAGGGGGGCTGCCCACCGTCGGCGTGAACTGGGATGAGGCGAAGCAGTCCTGCGCGAGCGTGGGCAAGCGGCTCTGCACGGAGGACCAGTGGGAGAAGGCATGCAAGGGCCCAGGCAATGCGCGCTTTCCCTATGGGAACGAGTTCGACGCGAACGTGTGCAACACCGACGACGCGCAGGGCCGCGATCGAGAACTGGCCGAGGGCGGGCGCTTCCCGCAGTGCCGCTCGGCCTACGCCGTGGCGGACCTCTCCGGGAACGTGGCCGAGTGGACGGCCTCGGACTTTGGGGACAGCCTCTCGAGCAAGACCCAGAAGGGTGGGGCGTACGACCGGTCCGTCCATGCCGTGCGCTGCTCGGCGCGGATGAAGGGAGTCCCCACGGAGCGCAAGCCCACCGTGGGCTTCCGCTGCTGCGCGGACGTCCTGCAATGA